One Eubacteriales bacterium mix99 genomic window carries:
- the ligA gene encoding NAD-dependent DNA ligase LigA, with protein sequence MDEDRMGSPSERIRDRIRDLRRQIGYHNDRYYNQDDPVISDYEYDQLSLELRRLEREHPEYADANSPTQKVGGTARRELKKIKHDVPVVSLQDVFSKGEIVGFVERMQTELKEPVFVVERKVDGLSVVLRYYDGILKEGITRGDGSVGESVYQNILEISSIPKTIPAKLPYLEVRGEIYMSTEAFEKANQKQAEIGGRVYRTARNLAAGTLRQLNSAVVRERDLDIYVFNLEVSRGRDFHSHSETLNWLSRQGFPVSPDFAVCKTAGEVWDNIQKIGETRWDLSFGIDGAVVKVDSLEDRKRLGMTSKVPRWAIAFKYPPEQKETTVEDIRIQVGRTGRLTPLAVLKPIRLAGTLVSRASLHNQDYMDAKDIRIGDTVIVQKAGDIIPEILQSLPEKRPEGTKRFVIPSTCPICGSPALRDENGADIRCTGTNCFTQAVRRIIYFACKDAMNIDGFGPSTAEALMTGGYIKDFADIYHLKDFREELIEKGLIGKEKGTDNLLNAIDASRENDIDRLITGLGIRNVGKQSARVLAMHFPDMDALAHATYEQLIVLPDFGDIMVQDILDYFGREDAHVLLERLREAGVNMISRIAERTVDRRLAGKTFVLTGTLPSMTREEASELIQNYGGRVSGSVSRKTSYILAGEEAGSKLTKAQELGIPVLTEEGLMNLLK encoded by the coding sequence ATGGACGAAGACAGAATGGGGAGTCCTTCGGAGAGGATCCGGGACAGGATCCGGGATCTGCGCCGTCAGATTGGATACCATAACGATCGATATTATAATCAGGACGATCCGGTGATTTCAGATTATGAATACGATCAGCTTTCCCTGGAACTGAGAAGATTGGAGCGGGAGCATCCCGAATACGCAGATGCGAACTCTCCCACGCAAAAGGTGGGAGGGACCGCCAGGCGGGAATTAAAAAAGATAAAGCATGATGTGCCGGTGGTCAGCCTTCAGGATGTATTTTCGAAAGGGGAAATTGTCGGATTCGTGGAGCGGATGCAGACAGAGCTGAAGGAACCTGTCTTTGTGGTGGAGAGAAAAGTGGATGGCCTGTCTGTCGTTCTTCGTTATTATGATGGAATCCTGAAGGAGGGCATTACAAGGGGAGACGGATCGGTGGGCGAGTCCGTCTATCAAAATATTCTGGAGATTTCATCCATTCCAAAAACCATTCCCGCAAAGCTGCCTTATCTGGAAGTACGTGGTGAGATTTATATGTCCACGGAAGCGTTTGAAAAGGCCAATCAAAAGCAGGCGGAGATCGGGGGCCGCGTCTACCGGACGGCGAGAAACCTGGCTGCCGGGACCCTGCGGCAGCTGAATTCTGCCGTGGTAAGGGAAAGGGACCTGGATATCTATGTTTTTAATCTGGAGGTATCCCGGGGCAGGGATTTCCATTCCCACTCGGAGACCCTGAACTGGCTGTCCCGGCAGGGATTTCCGGTCAGCCCGGATTTTGCGGTCTGCAAAACGGCAGGGGAAGTGTGGGACAATATTCAAAAAATAGGGGAAACCAGATGGGACCTTTCCTTTGGCATTGATGGGGCAGTTGTCAAGGTGGACAGTCTGGAGGACCGGAAACGGTTGGGCATGACCAGCAAGGTACCCCGTTGGGCCATTGCCTTCAAATATCCGCCGGAGCAGAAGGAAACCACTGTGGAGGATATCCGGATCCAGGTGGGACGTACCGGGAGGCTGACTCCCCTGGCGGTGCTGAAGCCGATTCGGCTGGCAGGCACATTGGTTTCCAGGGCTTCTCTCCATAATCAGGACTATATGGACGCAAAGGATATTCGCATTGGCGATACGGTGATCGTTCAAAAAGCCGGTGACATTATTCCGGAGATTTTGCAGAGTCTTCCGGAAAAGCGTCCGGAAGGAACGAAGCGTTTTGTGATCCCGTCCACCTGTCCCATATGCGGTTCTCCGGCACTGCGGGATGAAAACGGTGCGGATATCCGTTGTACCGGAACCAATTGCTTTACCCAGGCAGTCCGCAGGATCATCTATTTTGCCTGCAAGGATGCCATGAATATCGATGGTTTTGGGCCCAGTACCGCAGAAGCCCTCATGACAGGAGGCTATATCAAGGATTTTGCGGACATCTATCATCTGAAGGATTTCCGTGAAGAATTGATTGAGAAAGGGCTCATTGGAAAGGAAAAGGGAACTGATAATCTTCTGAACGCCATTGATGCCTCCAGGGAGAACGATATTGACCGGCTGATCACCGGACTTGGCATCCGCAATGTAGGAAAACAATCCGCCAGGGTCCTTGCCATGCACTTTCCGGATATGGATGCCCTGGCCCATGCAACCTATGAGCAATTGATTGTGCTGCCGGATTTCGGGGATATTATGGTACAGGATATTCTGGATTATTTTGGCCGGGAAGATGCCCACGTGCTTCTGGAGCGGCTGAGGGAAGCCGGCGTAAACATGATATCCCGGATAGCGGAACGAACCGTGGACCGGCGTCTGGCCGGCAAGACCTTTGTTCTGACCGGTACTCTTCCGTCCATGACCCGGGAAGAGGCTTCCGAGCTGATTCAAAA